One Alicyclobacillus acidoterrestris DNA window includes the following coding sequences:
- a CDS encoding phosphomannomutase/phosphoglucomutase produces the protein MATMSMTHNLTLPKHVFREYDIRGEAFREIDEHFAYLLGRAFARRLLQRGRREAVVGHDNRASSPALHQAVIAGLTSLDCQVKDIGEVTTPAFYYSLEHLQIPDGVMVTASHNPPSENGFKIAVDKTTIYGDAVRSLHAEMVAESSMVSGKIPSVMEHLSEEIDIKPAYLQMLADKIRLGDRRLKVVVDCGNGTASSFAPEALARLGCDVIPLYCESNPEFPNHHPDPVDPKNLVDLVAAVRAHQADLGVAFDGDGDRLGVVDETGEIRWGDQLMILYWREILPKYPGCEALVEVKCSQSLIDEIERLGGKPRFHRTGHSHIKATLRATNAPFTGEMSGHLFFNDEYYGFDDALYAAGRLLRILSQEKRSLSELFADVTSYVATPETRVACKEEDKPLMIEAVTKHFAKQHPVVTVDGARVQFPSGWALVRSSNTQPILVLRAEAKDSQTLSQIKREVEQVLSDCGLEASIPW, from the coding sequence ATGGCAACCATGTCGATGACGCACAACTTGACGCTGCCAAAACACGTATTTCGCGAGTATGACATCCGTGGAGAGGCGTTTCGGGAGATTGACGAACATTTCGCCTATTTGCTGGGGCGTGCATTCGCGCGGCGTTTACTGCAGCGTGGGCGCCGTGAGGCGGTAGTGGGGCATGACAACCGCGCATCCTCGCCTGCGCTTCACCAGGCCGTCATCGCTGGATTGACGTCGCTTGACTGTCAGGTGAAAGACATTGGAGAAGTGACGACGCCAGCTTTCTACTACAGCTTGGAACATTTGCAGATTCCGGACGGCGTGATGGTGACGGCGAGCCATAATCCACCGTCCGAAAACGGATTTAAAATCGCCGTCGACAAGACCACCATTTACGGTGACGCGGTGCGGAGTCTGCACGCAGAGATGGTGGCTGAGTCCAGTATGGTGTCGGGAAAGATTCCTAGCGTCATGGAGCATTTGAGTGAGGAGATAGACATTAAGCCCGCTTATTTGCAGATGCTGGCGGATAAAATTCGGCTTGGAGACAGGCGCCTAAAGGTCGTTGTCGACTGTGGAAATGGTACAGCCTCGTCGTTTGCACCAGAGGCGTTGGCTCGCTTGGGGTGTGACGTAATCCCCCTATATTGTGAGTCGAACCCGGAATTCCCGAACCACCATCCAGATCCGGTTGACCCTAAGAACCTCGTCGACCTAGTGGCCGCAGTACGTGCGCATCAGGCGGACCTCGGCGTCGCTTTTGATGGCGATGGCGATAGGCTGGGCGTCGTTGACGAGACGGGCGAAATTCGCTGGGGAGACCAATTGATGATTTTGTATTGGCGCGAAATTCTGCCTAAGTATCCTGGTTGCGAAGCGTTGGTAGAAGTGAAGTGTTCACAATCGCTGATTGATGAGATTGAGCGATTAGGTGGCAAGCCGCGCTTTCACCGGACGGGACACTCACATATTAAAGCCACACTGCGGGCGACGAATGCACCGTTTACCGGGGAGATGTCCGGGCATCTGTTCTTTAATGACGAGTATTACGGATTTGACGACGCGCTCTACGCAGCTGGCAGGTTACTCCGAATCTTGTCGCAGGAGAAGCGGTCCTTGTCCGAACTCTTTGCAGACGTCACCTCGTATGTCGCGACACCGGAGACCAGAGTTGCCTGCAAAGAGGAAGACAAACCGTTGATGATTGAGGCAGTCACGAAGCATTTCGCCAAGCAGCATCCTGTCGTCACGGTCGATGGGGCGCGCGTTCAGTTTCCATCGGGCTGGGCGCTCGTACGCAGTTCGAACACGCAGCCTATTCTAGTGTTGCGCGCAGAGGCAAAGGATTCACAGACGCTCAGTCAAATCAAGCGCGAAGTGGAACAGGTACTGTCGGATTGCGGTTTGGAAGCATCCATTCCGTGGTGA
- a CDS encoding APC family permease: MQEQLRKNGLSYPEAIGVSVAIMAPTAAMALNGALVAGVSGVSVPLTFLVAMITIGLVSYAFIKFNRQFSSSGSVYAFTTVSLGPRMGFLSGWSLLLTYLVFTGASAAEIGAFMQSFLAFVGLTVGWLPIALVSIVLIWLLALFDVRIGARVMLLFEGISILLILILSVVILRRGGAAHHLSALPFTLAGNHLGTIGLAAVFAFLSFAGFEGASSLGEETANPRRAIPISIASAVIITGVFYLLVSYVQSVGFGLTPAGVHAFSVSSAPLGDLANTYMSSGFAAAIMFGAALSAFSSALGTATTGSRLLFAMGRDGFIHRGLGTIHRKYRTPHVALTVVMAIGLLEVVALAHQPGASVFGWLGSIGVLSLLLAYLATNVGAIIYFIRNGSWRGAVLIVPILATIALVYTLYTNVYPIPTAPTRYFPYMVIAWIIVGVGIVVTNPTLVRNHRQTHRAGELTRSRRVVHKRVTDDLLHTKGDNPASGLSPTPKQHNDSLCTSDTHSASEQL; encoded by the coding sequence ATGCAAGAACAACTGCGAAAAAATGGGCTTTCCTACCCTGAAGCCATTGGCGTCTCTGTCGCCATTATGGCGCCGACCGCGGCAATGGCGCTAAATGGTGCACTCGTCGCGGGCGTGTCGGGAGTGAGCGTCCCCCTGACGTTTCTCGTAGCCATGATTACGATTGGCCTCGTCTCCTATGCATTTATCAAGTTTAATCGCCAGTTTTCTAGTAGCGGTTCTGTCTACGCATTCACCACAGTCTCCCTGGGTCCGCGGATGGGTTTTCTCTCCGGATGGTCGCTCTTGCTCACCTATCTCGTCTTCACGGGTGCCTCCGCAGCGGAAATCGGTGCCTTCATGCAAAGTTTTCTGGCATTTGTTGGCCTCACTGTCGGGTGGTTGCCCATCGCACTCGTGAGTATTGTGCTGATTTGGCTGCTCGCGCTCTTCGACGTTCGCATTGGCGCCCGCGTCATGCTCCTGTTTGAAGGCATCTCCATTCTCCTGATTCTGATTCTCAGCGTGGTCATTCTGCGCCGAGGCGGCGCAGCCCATCATCTATCCGCGCTACCATTCACGCTAGCAGGGAATCACCTAGGGACGATTGGGCTCGCAGCCGTCTTCGCCTTCCTTTCGTTCGCAGGGTTCGAAGGGGCATCCAGCTTGGGTGAAGAAACGGCGAATCCCCGCCGGGCCATCCCGATTTCTATCGCATCCGCCGTGATCATCACGGGCGTATTCTATTTGCTGGTCAGTTACGTGCAATCCGTTGGCTTCGGATTGACCCCCGCAGGCGTGCATGCGTTCTCTGTATCCAGTGCACCACTAGGCGACTTGGCGAACACATACATGTCGTCCGGGTTCGCTGCCGCCATCATGTTTGGCGCAGCACTGTCGGCGTTCTCCAGTGCACTCGGTACAGCCACCACGGGATCACGCTTATTATTCGCCATGGGACGCGACGGGTTCATACATCGAGGCCTTGGGACAATTCATCGGAAATACCGGACACCGCATGTGGCGTTGACGGTCGTCATGGCCATTGGCTTACTGGAAGTCGTTGCCCTTGCACATCAGCCCGGCGCAAGCGTGTTTGGTTGGCTCGGGAGCATCGGCGTTCTATCCCTTTTGCTGGCGTATTTGGCGACCAATGTCGGCGCCATCATCTATTTCATTCGCAACGGCAGTTGGCGGGGAGCTGTGTTAATCGTGCCCATTCTCGCCACCATTGCACTGGTGTACACCCTCTACACCAACGTCTATCCGATTCCAACCGCACCCACGCGATACTTTCCCTATATGGTCATCGCGTGGATCATTGTCGGCGTCGGTATCGTCGTAACAAATCCGACCCTCGTTCGCAACCATCGCCAGACGCATCGCGCGGGAGAGCTTACACGCTCAAGAAGAGTTGTCCACAAGCGAGTGACGGATGACCTCCTGCACACAAAAGGGGACAATCCCGCAAGCGGATTGTCCCCAACGCCAAAGCAGCATAACGATTCGCTCTGTACATCCGATACGCACTCAGCTTCCGAGCAGCTTTAA
- a CDS encoding SWIM zinc finger family protein — translation MTVVIDEAELEQFGYQLLKAMPEHILNRGLSYYHEGRVVFVEMVGRTLVADVTGSEFYDVALDLDWVHMRSRCSCPYEDICKHMAAVFFEVYAMYQSPEVFVAKLLASRAGEQGGVPTLNTTSPVAPEPEVLAKLQEDDDFDTWLNALRHGIGYADEKTIYHQALSLDNRVERAKEVCATWSDDARVRFELLLYLYAMQTAGTLLGASLSDNYYVRTLEMILRRYGGLISSLLDTTRASSAAADAAWNARLIQFLREGLVQQTTPDVQILQAACFVYEYWLGEVPSLSEEIAWWEDVQADNLQNRQETVRLMLSYFYTKAGDDAKAWSLLDGLDAEFRAAFYFINLDVLVRQSAWARAHVWLKHISLDDAKLRQWYAWRLSENWVVVAQHHGDARSDCEAFLTENEPLSHSYLARFYIMTEQYRAWVDYCLFNGRMPNEIEREALRHVEKAAPEYLLPLYHQAVERCIRLKNRAAYKVAVRHLKKLSTLYKKLKRQDDWVRFLNQFTSRYTRLRALQDEMRKRGVIT, via the coding sequence GTGACTGTTGTGATCGATGAGGCGGAACTGGAGCAGTTTGGCTACCAACTGTTGAAAGCTATGCCAGAACACATATTGAATCGCGGTTTGAGCTACTATCACGAAGGCCGGGTGGTGTTCGTCGAGATGGTGGGACGGACGCTGGTTGCCGACGTGACAGGAAGCGAATTTTACGATGTGGCGCTGGATTTGGACTGGGTGCACATGCGCAGTCGCTGTTCATGTCCATATGAAGATATCTGCAAGCACATGGCGGCTGTGTTTTTTGAGGTCTACGCGATGTATCAAAGTCCAGAGGTGTTTGTTGCGAAACTCTTGGCAAGTCGGGCAGGCGAGCAGGGCGGTGTGCCGACACTGAATACCACTTCACCCGTGGCGCCAGAGCCTGAAGTCCTCGCAAAACTGCAGGAGGATGACGATTTTGACACTTGGCTGAACGCGTTGCGGCACGGGATTGGATACGCGGACGAGAAGACGATTTACCACCAGGCTTTGTCGCTGGATAACCGCGTTGAACGCGCCAAGGAAGTGTGTGCTACTTGGTCTGACGATGCAAGGGTGCGTTTCGAACTGCTTTTGTATCTGTACGCCATGCAAACGGCGGGGACGTTACTAGGGGCAAGTTTGTCGGACAACTATTACGTGCGCACGCTTGAGATGATATTGCGCCGGTATGGGGGCCTCATCTCCTCGTTGCTCGACACGACTAGGGCGTCAAGCGCCGCTGCCGATGCAGCGTGGAACGCACGCTTGATTCAATTTCTTCGGGAGGGGTTAGTTCAGCAGACAACCCCAGACGTGCAGATTTTACAAGCTGCCTGTTTCGTCTACGAATACTGGCTGGGAGAAGTGCCGTCGCTGTCCGAGGAAATCGCTTGGTGGGAAGATGTCCAGGCTGATAACCTTCAAAATCGGCAAGAAACTGTGCGACTGATGTTGTCCTATTTTTATACGAAGGCTGGTGACGATGCGAAAGCATGGTCGTTGCTGGATGGCCTGGACGCGGAATTTAGGGCGGCGTTTTATTTCATCAACCTCGACGTGTTGGTGCGGCAGAGCGCTTGGGCGAGAGCACATGTATGGTTAAAACATATCTCTTTGGACGACGCGAAGCTGCGTCAATGGTATGCGTGGAGGCTCAGCGAAAACTGGGTCGTCGTTGCGCAACATCACGGGGATGCGCGGTCGGACTGTGAGGCGTTTCTGACTGAAAATGAGCCTCTTTCCCATTCGTATCTCGCGCGGTTTTATATCATGACGGAGCAGTATCGTGCATGGGTGGACTATTGTTTGTTCAATGGGCGCATGCCAAATGAGATTGAACGCGAAGCGTTGCGCCATGTCGAGAAGGCTGCACCGGAGTATCTGTTACCACTGTATCACCAAGCTGTGGAGCGTTGTATTCGATTGAAGAACCGGGCGGCATATAAGGTTGCAGTTCGCCATCTCAAGAAGCTGTCGACACTGTACAAGAAACTGAAACGACAGGACGATTGGGTTCGTTTTCTCAATCAGTTCACCAGTCGATACACGCGTCTCCGGGCATTGCAAGACGAGATGCGCAAACGGGGGGTCATTACGTGA
- a CDS encoding DJ-1/PfpI family protein, translating into MAKKVLIITGDAVEALEVYYPYYRLLEAQVDAVIAAPKKKTLHTVVHDFVGWDTYTEKPAYQLEAHTSFADVQPEQFDGLIIPGGRAPEYIRLDEHIPRILTHFFEAKKPIGAICHAAQVLEVVRDQLEGRSLTAYIACKPSVEGMGAKYVTETLHVDGNLVSGHAWPDLPGFMREFLKLLGS; encoded by the coding sequence ATGGCAAAAAAAGTCCTCATTATCACGGGAGACGCCGTGGAAGCACTGGAAGTCTATTATCCTTACTATCGGCTGTTGGAGGCGCAGGTCGATGCGGTCATCGCCGCACCGAAGAAAAAGACGCTGCATACAGTCGTACACGACTTCGTCGGTTGGGACACGTACACGGAGAAGCCTGCATATCAATTAGAGGCGCACACTTCGTTTGCCGATGTTCAACCGGAGCAGTTTGATGGGCTTATCATCCCGGGCGGTCGCGCGCCAGAATATATCCGGCTCGACGAACACATCCCACGGATTTTGACACATTTCTTCGAGGCGAAGAAGCCGATTGGCGCCATCTGCCACGCTGCGCAAGTCCTAGAAGTTGTTCGAGACCAACTGGAAGGCCGCAGTTTGACGGCGTATATCGCTTGCAAGCCGTCTGTCGAGGGAATGGGCGCGAAGTACGTCACGGAAACGCTGCATGTTGACGGTAACCTCGTCTCCGGTCACGCGTGGCCGGATTTGCCCGGATTTATGCGGGAGTTTTTAAAGCTGCTCGGAAGCTGA